In Salvelinus sp. IW2-2015 linkage group LG23, ASM291031v2, whole genome shotgun sequence, a genomic segment contains:
- the LOC111950320 gene encoding tyrosine-protein kinase receptor UFO-like: MKGSRGCLPLFVLLLMGTVVPVPVFQFVKSPANVTSSLGKPVQVLCTLQGDGGGEEPPDVVWFRDGQSLDYADTNQVQVPVTEGGWLTISELRIDHVKLSDIGRYHCMATVGRKDLMSQEGVIQLEGIPHFSVEPHDVTVVANVSLSLQCMAHGPPEPVRIIWLQNGGPLNTLQDPVSHSPSTLNITGLNHTSSFSCEAHNSKGVATSASGTVTVVPSQAHEVQAVEVTISSLLISWEPGFGGVYPVSVCSIQAAPSGPDRTALLNHLIHNQNINVPPARHLIPDLEPYSSYDVRVACRSSQGASPWTPWVTLRTSEGVPEAAPDNVSGLFNGTEVIVSWTKPPGRLNGQILGYIVEYRTPNKSKAVMESVQSSELAIPLSSLLDSVSLSVSACTVAGCGPWSPVQTLKQKQPDFSPHQAFSWHWWYVIMGIAVSLALIGFIVVYAIILRQRETCFGKTFYPMRNGGGDFVVRYSARRTYNHQSNEATLNSLVISDELKQKLQDVMVDRHKLTLGKTLGEGEFGSVVEGLLVHEETVLKVAVKTMKISICTRTEMEDFLREAACMKEFDHPNVMRLLGVCLQTVERGGYPSPVVILPCMKHGDLHSFLLYSRLGDSPLSLPSQMLVKFMTDIARGMEYLSNKRFIHRDLAARNCMLNENMTVCVADFGLSKKIYNGDYYRQGRISKMPVKWIAIESLADRVYTTKSDVWSFGVTMWEIATRGQTPYPGVENSEIYDYLRQGNRLKQPPSCLDTIYSLMFSCWLLSPKDRPGFPSLRCDLEKALEEMPEQEEADDLLYVNMEEPLGSLSGAVGGWEPFGLPHPSYQKNMDPLETVQVHHHHADRYVLCPQREAQPYLNDSIDSLSWMASSSSPTLQLQASCSSSPTSSLLLDGQDNREGEGWDRRVFRK; the protein is encoded by the exons ATGAAGGGCAGCAGAGGGTGTTTGCCGTTATTTGTTCTTCTGTTGATGGGTACAGTGGTCCCTGTGCCAG TGTTTCAGTTTGTGAAGAGCCCAGCCAATGTAACCTCATCCCTGGGTAAGCCGGTGCAGGTGCTCTGTACTCTCCagggagatggaggtggagaggaaCCTCCGGATGTGGTGTGGTTCAGGGACGGTCAATCCCTGGATTACGCTGACACCAATCAAGTCCAAGTGCCTGTCACTGAAGGAGGTTGGCTGACCATCAGTGAACTCAG AATTGATCATGTGAAACTGTCAGACATTGGGAGATACCATTGCATGGCAACAGTGGGGCGGAAGGACTTGATGTCTCAGGAAGGGGTCATTCAGCTAGAAG GAATCCCTCATTTCTCAGTGGAGCCTCATGACGTGACAGTAGTGGCTAATGTTAGCCTCAGCCTGCAGTGTATGGCCCATGGGCCTCCAGAACCTGTCAGGATCATCTGGCTGCAGAATGGAGGACCACTCAACACGCTCCAGGACCCGGtatcccactctccctccactctcaacATCACAG GCCTCAACCATACAAGCAGCTTCTCCTGTGAAGCCCACAACAGTAAAGGTGTGGCTACCTCAGCCTCCGGAACAGTGACAG TGGTTCCCTCCCAGGCACATGAAGTCCAGGCTGTAGAGGTTACCATCTCGTCCCTGCTGATCTCCTGGGAGCCTGGCTTTGGAGGGGTGTATCCTGTCTCTGTGTGCTCTATACAGGCAGCTCCATCTGGTCCTGACCGCACTGCATTGCTTAATCACCTGATCCATAATCAGAATATAAATGTACCACCTGCCCGACACCTGATCCCAGACCTGGAGCCCTACTCCTCCTATGACGTGAGGGTGGCTTGCCGTAGCAGTCAAGGTGCTTCCCCCTGGACACCATGGGTAACACTGCGCACATCTGAAGGAG TACCAGAGGCAGCACCAGACAATGTGAGTGGACTGTTTAATGGAACAGAGGTTATTGTCAGCTGGACCAAGCCACCAGGCAGACTGAATGGCCAGATACTAGGGTACATAGTGGAGTACAGAACCCCTAACAAGTCCAAG GCTGTTATGGAGTCAGTTCAGTCCTCTGAGCTAGCTATCCCGCTCTCCAGCCTCCTGGACAGTGTGTCCCTGAGTGTGAGTGCCTGTACTGTGGCAGGGTGTGGCCCCTGGAGCCCTGTCCAAACCCTCAAACAGAAACAGCCTG ATTTCTCCCCACATCAGGCATTTTCCTGGCATTGGTGGTATGTGATCATGGGGATTGCTGTCAGTCTGGCCTTGATAGGGTTCATCGTGGTATATGCAATCATACTGCGTCAAAGAGAGACATGCTTTGG GAAAACATTTTACCCTATGAGAAACGGTGGTGGGGACTTCGTAGTAAGATACAGCGCCCGACGCACCTACAATCACCAGTCGAATGAAGCCACAT TGAACAGCCTGGTGATCAGTGACGAACTGAAGCAGAAGTTGCAGGATGTGATGGTGGACCGACACAAGCTGACCCTGGGCAAGACCCTCGGAGAGG GGGAGTTTGGCTCCGTCGTGGAAGGGCTTCTGGTGCATGAAGAGACTGTCCTCAAAGTGGCTGTGAAGACCATGAAGA TTTCCATCTGTACTCGCACCGAGATGGAGGACTTCCTCAGGGAGGCTGCTTGTATGAAGGAGTTTGACCACCCCAACGTCATGAGACTCCTCG GAGTGTGTCTGCAGACGGTAGAGAGGGGAGGCTACCCATCCCCTGTCGTCATCCTGCCTTGTATGAAACATGGGGACCTGCACAGTTTCCTGCTCTACTCTCGACTTGGGGACAGTCCTCTG TCCCTGCCTTCTCAGATGTTGGTGAAGTTCATGACAGACATCGCACGGGGAATGGAATACCTGAGCAACAAGAGGTTCATCCATAGAGACCTGGCAGCGCGAAACTGCAT GCTGAACGAgaatatgactgtgtgtgtggctgatttTGGCCTATCTAAGAAGATCTATAACGGGGACTACTATAGACAAGGACGCATTTCAAAGATGCCAGTAAAATGGATCGCCATCGAGAGCCTGGCAGACCGAGTGTACACCACCAAGAGTGATGTG TGGTCGTTTGGCGTGACTATGTGGGAGATAGCCACTCGGGGGCAGACGCCCTACCCTGGAGTGGAAAACAGTGAGATCTACGACTACCTTAGACAGGGTAACCGCCTCAAACAGCCCCCTAGCTGCCTGGACACCAT CTACTCCCTGATGTTCTCCTGCTGGCTACTGAGTCCTAAGGACCGCCCGGGGTTCCCCTCTCTGCGCTGTGACCTGGAGAAAGCCCTGGAGGAGATGCCTGAGCAGGAGGAGGCCGATGACCTGCTCTACGTCAACATGGAGGAGCCCTTGGGCTCTCTGTCGGGGGCCGTGGGGGGCTGGGAGCCTTTTGGACTGCCTCACCCGTCCTACCAGAAGAACATGGACCCTCTGGAAACCGTCCAGGTGCATCATCATCATGCTGATCGCTATGTACTCTGCCCTCAGCGCGAGGCCCAGCCCTATCTCAATGACTCTATTGACAGCCTGAGCTGGATGGCCTCCTCGTCGAGCCCCACCCTGCAGCTCCaggcctcctgctcctcctcccccacctcctctctcctgctggaCGGGCAGGACAACAGGGAAGGAGAAGGATGGGACCGGAGGGTCTTCAGGAAGTGA
- the LOC111950026 gene encoding transforming growth factor beta-1 proprotein-like, which produces MRAECLTLVVLLALEYLCRSEAMSTCKSLDLELVKRKRIEAIRGQILSKLRLPKEPETDQEGDTEEVPTSLMSIYNSTVEMSEEQVHPFIPPTQDAEEEAYFAKEVHKFSMKQSENTSKYQMLFNMSEMRSVLGTDRLLSQAELRLLIKNRGMLDGIEQRLELYRGIGDKARYMKSHFVSKEWANRWISFDVTQTLREWLQGAGEEQGFQLKLSCDCGKTMEDFLFEISGMNKPRGDKETLFMNMPKPHILLMSLPVERHSQLSSRKKRQTTTEEICSDKSESCCVRKLYIDFRKDLGWKWIHEPTGYFANYCMGPCTYIWNTENKYSQVLALYKHHNPGASAQPCCVPQVLEPLPILYYVGRQHKVEQLSNMIVKSCKCS; this is translated from the exons ATGAGGGCAGAATGTTTGACGCTGGTTGTCTTATTGGCGCTGGAATATTTGTGTCGGAGTGAAGCCATGTCCACCTGTAAGTCACTGGACTTGGAGCTGGTGAAGAGAAAACGCATTGAGGCCATCCGTGGACAGATACTGAGCAAGCTGCGGCTGCCCAAGGAGCCAGAGACTGATCAGGAGGGAGACACTGAGGAGGTCCCAACCTCCCTGATGTCCATCTACAACAGCACAGTGGAGATGAGTGAGGAGCAGGTGCACCCGTTCATACCGCCCACTCAGGATGCAGAAGAGGAGGCATACTTTGCAAAGGAGGTCCACAAGTTCAGCATGAAACAAA GTGAGAACACCAGTAAGTACCAAATGCTCTTCAACATGTCTGAGATGCGGTCTGTATTGGGGACAGATCGACTGCTCTCTCAAGCTGAGCTCCGTCTCCTCATCAAAAATCGTGGCATGCTCGACGGCATCGAGCAGAGGCTGGAACTCTACAGAGGCATTGGAGATAAGGCACGTTACATGAAGTCCCATTTTGTCTCAAAGGAATGGGCCAATCGCTGGATCTCCTTTGATGTTACACAGACTCTGAGGGAGTGGCTGCAAGGGGCTG GAGAGGAGCAAGGATTCCAATTGAAGTTGTCTTGTGATTGTGGGAAAACAATGGAAGATTTCCTCTTTGAAATATCAG GGATGAACAAGCCAAGGGGAGATAAAGAAACTCTCTTCATGAACATGCCAAAGCCTCACATTttactgatgtcacttcctgtggaACGCCACAGCCAGCTTAGCTCTCGGAAGAAACGACAAACTACTACTGAAGAGATCTGCTCAGA CAAATCGGAGAGTTGCTGTGTGCGAAAGCTTTACATTGACTTCCGTAAGGACCTGGGCTGGAAATGGATTCATGAACCCACTGGCTACTTTGCTAACTACTGCATGGGCCCATGCACCTATATATGGAACACAGAGAACAAGTACTCCCAG GTACTGGCTCTGTATAAGCACCACAATCCTGGAGCCTCTGCCCAACCTTGCTGTGTTCCACAGGTCTTGGAGCCCCTGCCCATTCTCTACTATGTGGGTAGACAACACAAG GTGGAGCAGTTGTCCAATATGATTGTTAAGTCCTGCAAGTGTAGCTAG